The Staphylococcus simiae genome includes the window GGGTAATTAATGATATATATAGGCAAGAAAGTTAAAGTAAGCATTTCAAAATATAGAAGAGAGAGTGATACTATGAAATTTAAATCATTAGCAGTATTATCTATGGGAGCATTAGTCTTAGCGGCATGTGGCAATGACGCTGCTAAAGAGGATACTAAATCATCAGATTCTAGCAATAGTAATTCAAATACTACTAAGCAAGTTATTGCATTAAATGATATCAAAACAAGCCCTAAAGAGGCTGTAAAAAAAGCGCAAGACACTTATAAAGGTCAAGAATTAAAAGAAATTGCCTTTGAAAAAACAAATGGTGATTGGACATATAAAATTGCACAACAAAAAACTGGTGAAGAATCTGAAGTGATTATTGCAGATAAAGATAAAAAAATTGTAAATAAAAGTACCGAAAAAGAAGATTCTGTAGATAAAAGTGATAATTTCAAATATAGCGATGCTATTGACTATAAAGAAGCAATCAAAAAAGGACAAAAAGAATTTGATGGTGACATCAAAGAATGGTCATTGGATAAAGACGATGGCAAACTTGTTTACAACATGGATCTGAAAAAAGATAACACTAAACATGAAATTACTATAGATGCTAAATCTGGTAAAGTTTTAAAAAATGAAGAAGATAACTAAAATAAAAAATCACCCTAAATAAGGCACTGAACCCTTAAAACGGGAACTTAATAAAAACACTATATTCTAGGCTGCTAATTTTCTAAAATCTATAGGAGAAAAGTAGCCTAGTTTTTGTTGAATTCTAAATTTATTATAATAATCAATGTATTTTTCCACAATATCGATTACAATGTTATTAGAGCTACTAAGCTCATTGTTGAGATAAAAGGTTTCACACTTTAGCGAGGAATGGAAACTTTCTATCGGGGCATTGTCAGCAGGTGTTCCCTTACGGGACATGCTTCTGACAATGCCTTTTTCTTCGCATAAGTGATAGTAAGAATACGATGTATACACACTTCCCTGATCGCTATGTAGTATACAACCCTCGGGTATATCTAGTTGATTTAATGTTTCGTTAACTGGAAATGATAATTTAATAATGTACACTTTTGACTGTTTAAGTATGTACAATCTGTAAAATTTAGAGATAATTTTATTGAGGTGAATAACAATGAAATTATCTTTAGATATAAATACAGATTATGAAGTTACAACTCTTTCAGATTTACCAAAATTAAAAATTGTTATGGAGAGCTTAAACATGAAAATTAATAAAAGTGAAATCGCAAGACAAATGAATGTAGATCGAAGAACAATAGATAAATATTTAAATGGCTTTAAACCTTCGGTTAATCGAAAAAAACAATCTAAAATTGATCCCTATTATGATTTAATAAAAGAATTGTTGTCTGAAGAATGTGAACAGAAATTCTTTTATAAACGCGTGTTATGGCAATACCTTAAAGATAATCATGGTCTAAATTGTGCGTATTCCACATTTAGAACATATATAAGAAAACATGATTTATTCAATAATTATTTTAAAAAAGGACGACAAAAGTCAACGCCTGTTGGAACAACTAGATTTGAAACAAAACCAGGTTGCCAAGCTCAATTTGATTGGAAGGAAGATATAAGATTTAAAACGAAGGATCATCAAGAGGTATCTTTAAATATTGGTGTTTTACTCCTGTCATATTCACGCTTCAAAATTATGCAAGTTACGATGAGTAAATCATTAGATGTATTACTTAATTTAATGGTTCAAGCTTTTGAATCTATTGAAGGTGTTCCAGAGGAACTTGTTACAGATAATATGAAAACAGTGATGAGTCAACCTAGGACTGAAACGTTTAGTGGACAAGTTAATCCTAAATTCAAACAATTCGCTGATGATTTTAATTTTAAAGTGAAGCCGTGTATAGCTGGTCGTCCTAGAACGAAAGGTAAAGTTGAATCCATTATGAAAATATTAGATGAAATTCATGCCTATCAAGGACAATTATACTTACATGAAATTCCACAATTTATTGACGAATTAAATGATCGTTTGAATTACTCAGTGCATAATGGGACAGGAAAAATACCAATTATTGAAGTAAAAAAAGAAAAGAGCTTCTTACAGCCATTACCCAATGTCCATGTAAGAAACTCATATAAAGTAGAACATAAATATTTGAAAGTCAATCGTTCGAATATGATTACATATCGCTCCAATCAGTACTCAGTTCCTGCTGAATACTATGGAAAAACGGTTGAAGTTCAAGTTTATGATCAACGTTTGTTTGTTTATTATAACACCAAATTAATCGTTGAGCATCCTATTACCCATCATAAATTAAATTATCAGCAACAACACTATTTAGAAACGCTAGCTGTCTCCTATGGAGACCATGATGATATTAATCAGCTGGCCTTAGATAATTTAAAAACGATAGGAGAGATGTATGATGAATAATATTACTAACTACCAACGTTTAAAAGATAATCTGTCATATCTAAAAATGAATCAAATGATTACTCATTTAGATGAAGTGATAGATTTTAGTATCACTAACGATTTATCATTTATTGATACTTTAATTAAATTGAGTGATTATGAAATCGCAGTTAAAGAAAAGAATATGATTGAATCAATGGTTAAGGTAGCAGCATTCCCTTTTAAAAAGGAACTGTGCGACTTTGACTTTTCATTCCAACCTAACGTCAATAAACAAGAAATCGTAGATTTTACTCATTTACGATTTATAGAAAACCATCAGAATATTGTCTTTTTAGGTCCAAGTGGTGTAGGTAAAACCCATTTAGCTACATCAATTGGTATGTCAGCAGCGAAAAAAAGAGTAAGTACGTATTTCATTAAATGTCATGATTTAATACAAAATTTGAAAAAATCTCAATTAGAGAATCGGTTAGAAAATAGACTCAAGCACTATAGTAAATATAAATTACTAATTATTGATGAAATAGGCTATTTACCTATTGATAGTGAAGATGCCAAACTCTTTTTCCAACTGATTGATTTAAGATATGAGAAGAAAAGTACCATTTTTACTACAAATATTAATTTCAATTTATGGAATGAAATATTTGAAGACCCTAAAATAGCTAATGCCATTTTAGATCGCATATTACATCACTCAAATGTCATAAAAATAACTGGGAAGTCTTATCGGTTAAAAGACCATTTTGTGAAAGTTGAAAAGACAGAATGACATTTTTGTACATTCTTAAACAATCATTTTTGTACATTCTTTTATTGACATTTACACGTTAACTAAATTTTGATCCTGTTTAGATCCTATTTTATATGCCACAATCTCTCCATTGTAAAGATCCATAATCGAAGATAAATACAACATTGAATTACCGAATGGTAAATAAGTAATGTCAGTAGTTAGTAACTTCATTGGTTGATTAGCTTTAAATTGTCTTTGTAATAAATTATCTGTTTTATAATAAGCAGATCCAGCTTTTTTAGCCTTTTTAGGTCTAACTCGTCAATTCAAATTGTTCTCCTGCATAATTCTCTGAATTCGTTTATGATTAACAGGTACAGAAGATGATTGATTAATTAGCGCTGTAATCTTTCGATAACCGTAGGTATAGTTGTTTTCTTCACATAATTCAATGACTTTTTCAGTAATAAGATCTATTTTATTTTGGTTCTTTTTCCATCTATAAAATGTTGATTTAGGTATGTTTAAAACTTCAAGTATCATTTTGGTTGAATACTTATCCTTCAATTCTTCTACTAATTCTATAACTACTACTGGAACCACTTCCTTTCCAATTCTTTGTACTTTTTTAAAATGTCCAATTCAACATCTTTTCTTTTAAGCTCTAATTCTAGTCTTTCTAATTCACTTAATTCTTCAATACCCTTGCCATAACTGTACTGTTTTCCTACTTGTTGAGAAAATCTATAACTTTCTCCATTTCGATACCAACGCCACCATGTATCGACCTGTGTTCTATTTCTAATATTTAAGGTCTCCATAATTTGTTTTGAAGTATAACCAGCACTTTTCATTTCAATAGCTTTATTTTTAGTTTCTAATGAATAAGATACTCTTTTCATAGAAAAACACCTCCGTTTAGATTCATTTTACACGAATTCAACGGAAGTGTTTTTATTTTATTCCCACTAATTGGGGTCAGCTCAATAAATGGGGTGATTTTTTGTATGCTATTGTTAAAAATACGGATTTTCTATTTTTTAGACGAATTAATTAAATGAAAATTAATTCGTCTAACTTGTTAGAGTGCCAAAATATTTTGTATATATAGGTTTTTTTAAGCATAATACTAAACGAAATACCGATAGATGTGATGCGAAAAATATTATAACTCATATAATATTAACTACTCTCACATATTACAGTTTGTATAGCTCTGTCTTTCGAATGATATAAAAGTTTGTTTTTACACAAATAATAGAAAAGGTTGCGTTGATTTCACCATTAGGATAAGATGAAATATATTATTTTGGGGAGGGGTGGGAATAATGCAAAATGATAGTGATATATATGATTTAATATTGACTGTAGCCAAAAATAATTTAAACATTAAAGGTGTTTATTTAAATGGTTCAAGAGCTAATCCTTTCGTTTGGGATGATGAACATCAAGATTTTGACATCGTCTTTGTAGTGGATAATGTTGAAAAGATGGTGGCCGAAAAGCAATGGATAAATGAATTTGGAACGATATTAATTAAACAAATACCTAAAGAAGAAATACTTTATCCTGTTGACAAGGATAGGCCGTACTCTGTAAATTTATTATTATCTAATTTTAAAAGGCTGGATTTAACTATAATTGATATAATAGACATTGATCACTACATAGAAGAGAACCAATTTGCTGTTTTATTATTCGATAAAGGGTATCATTTACCTACGATAGATGAACCAACAGATCAGCATTGTTGGGTAACAGTACCTAATCAACAATTATTTGACGAATGTATAGATGAATTTTATTTAATGGCACTAAATGTGAAAAAGGGGCTTTGGCGTAAACATTTAATCTACGCAATGGATTACTTTGATATTTGCCGTAAAATGGTGCTACTCATGTGGTCTTGGGATAAAAGTGACAAATATAACTTTGAAATAAATATGGGGAAGCATCTCAAATATTTACATAACTACTTAGATATAAATGAACAAGCAGTATTAAGAACCTTTTATCCTAAATTTAAAGAGCAAGAAATTCAGCAAGCGTTAATAACTATGGTTGAATATTTTGATGAGTTGTCAAAACAAGTCAGCGACAAATTAGAGTTCATATATAAAGAACACGTAATTCACACTATGAAAATGCATCTCAAAACTTTAATATATTAAGACAAACAAAGACCCCTTCACTTGATGTGAGGGGGTTAAGTTACATTCTAATATCAACATCTTCTAAATGTTGTTGGTATTCTTTAACTTTACTTTCTAAAAACATTTCATATGGTGCGTCGAAAAAGTCTGCTAAGTGCATAGCATCCTTGAATTTAGGTTCGTGATAATGATTTTCCCATTCCCAAATGTGATGTGCTTCATAATGTGTTCCATATTTAGCATTGAGTTGTTGAGCTAATTCTTCAATTTCTAAATTATGTTTTGTTCTTAAATTATATAAAATGTGTAAATTCATTTTTACCTCACTCCTAATTGTTAGTAGCTTGGGTACTATTAATATGTATACATTCTAGTCCTACATACTAAAATAATCAAGTCCATTATTAATTAATAATAGAATAATCAACAAAACAGAAAATATGTCTAGCTATTTAATATTTAACAATTAAATAAAAAAATTATTTCACATAAGAAATTGTCAAAATTAATGAAAAAAATAATTTGAATTTGTTTCAAAGTAAAAAAGTTCGGGTACTAATAAACATAACAAAAATTTACACTTAAAAAGGAGATTATAAATTATGTTCGGATTTATAGGAATGTTAATTGTCGGCGGAATTATCGGTTGGATAGCTGGCGGTATTATGGGTAAAGATATCCCAGGCGGTATCTTAGGTAACATTATCGCAGGTATTGTTGGTTCATGGATTGGTGGAAAATTCTTTGGGCAATGGGGTCCAGAATTAGGTAGTATTTACATCTTCCCAGCACTAATTGGTTCAATTGTGTTAATTGCAATCGTATCAATCTTCTTAAGATTATTACGTAAATAATTAGATATTTAAAAAGATGACAGTTAATTTCGACTGTCATCTTTTTTATATGTCATCATTGCTTGATTAACATCATCAAAGTCATAACGTTTGATTAGTGTGCAACCTAGTGGATGTTGACCTTCATCAATGCGTTTATTCAATTCTTTGAGAACTTCTAAAATTTTATATTCGGGTGTTGTCGTATCAAAAGAGTATTTAAATAATTGGCCTTTGTCAGATTGAACGATAGCAACCATTTCATCATCAAACATGTTATAATCTATTAATTCCATCGAATTCCTCCCTGTAATATTAACATTCAAATATTAATCAAGTATCAGTGTATTTGTCGAAGTCATTGGTAATATTTATGATGTCACTTATATATACCCAATTTATAGATAACTAACAGTTAATGATTGTAGAATTGCTATAAAAAAAGGATGACGCAGGGAAACGTCATCCAGGAGTATTATGTTCATGAATATAAAAGACTGTGTAGTTGCTTCTCAACTACAATATTATCTTACCATTTAATTAATACAAACACAAGAACAATTCATTTTTTATAAGTTAGATAATTAAAATACAAATTGATTTTTGGAATTAAGCTTAATTATAAGTATTGTATAAAAAGATAATGTAGTAAAGTTATTAGTATAATTAATAAATAATAAACAATATAAAGAGGTGATTTAAAATGACAATATATTTAGTAAGGCATGGAGAGTCACAATCTAACTATGACAATAAACATTTCCGTGCATATTATTGCGGGCAACTTGATGTACCTTTGACAGATAAAGGTAAAGCAAGCGCAGCTATATTAGAAGAATATTTTAAGGCGTTAAATATTAAGCATATTTATGTCTCTGATTTGTACCGTACGAGACAGACGTATGAACATATTTTTCCTAATACTGATATTGATACAACAATAACGGATCAATTAAGAGAACGATCACTTGGTCAATTTGAAGGGAAATATAAAGATGATATTAGTATGCAACAAGAATATGAAAAATATTTCAATGATCCAATGTTTAATGATTTTAGACATAGTTTTAGTCAAAAAGCGCCAGGTGGAGAAAGTTATCAAGATGTATTAAATCGAGTTCAAGCATTTATGGACAATGAAGTAAATGATAAAGCACAACAAGGGGATATAGTCATTATTGCACATCAGGTTGTGATTCGTTGTTTAATGCATTATTTCGGTCAAGTATCTAAAGACGAAGCTGTTGATTTAAATATTGAAAATTGTAAACCATACGTTATAGCATAAAACAAGCGCTCGCTGCCTAGGCACCGTGCGCTTGTTTTAATAGTTTATAGAGATTGGGACAAAACATTTTACACTTAAAATTAAGCTCTTGGTATTAACTGTCTAGTTTTATCGTGGTAGGATTACAAAATAAATTTTCTATAAAATTTATTTCTGCCCACTCCCATTCACAGATAAAGTTACAATAGCACTTATAAGTAATATTAAGGCTGTAATAAAACAAACAATAGCTAATGGAAATACTGGGAAGAATAGCATGAGTACACTTACAAATCCCCATAAAAGCATAACTAATAATTGTATAATAGCTGATATAATTCTAGGAACTATATGGTTGAAGATAGCTAGAATTAAGCAAGGTAATGCTAATATAATCATGAAACCAATAGATAATAACAATTCTTCAGGTTTATCAAAACTTACTGTGTTCGGCCCGGTAGGATATTTAGCGCTAAATAAAAGACAAACGACAGATGCGATAATAGCTAAAGTAACGAGTGATATTCTTAGTTTCATGACATAATAACCTCCACACGTAAATTGATATTTTATTTATTAATAGCGTCTGTTGGAATATCTTTTGATTTTAAGAAATCTTTAATTTTATCTTGTTGGCTTTTATTCACATCGCCTGCATAATTTGTAGGGACGTCCACAATATTAATAGAATTTTGTGGTTGATAGCTTAATTTTTCGATAGTTTCATCGACATTAGAAATGGCGCTATTTAAAGCTTTGAAATAATTGATGATGCGTTGTGTATTTTTGTCATAACTTTTAGGAATATGGTTATCTGCTACAAAGTTTTTAAAGTGCAAATCATTTTTGACTGTAAGATTAGATAACTCACTAAGTCTATCAGCTTGTTTGTCAGTCACTTTCGTTTGACTATCACTTTGTTTGTCTAACTCATGCTGCATATAATATTTATTATCTAAAATATCATTATTAACAGCTAAATATTTTGTTAACGCTTCTTTCATTTCCTTTTCGCTAATATCAGCATTCTTCTTATTCGAAGTGAAAATATCACTTTCTTTTAATTTTTTTACATGTTTTGGTACTTGAGATGCCGTTGTATGATGTTGCTTATCATCTTGATTTGAATCTTTATTAGCACAACCGGTTAAAATGAGGGCAGATGCTAAGAAAGTACTGAATAGTAATCTAGTCTTCATTGTTGATAGGAACTCCTTTATAGTTGCAATAAAAAACGTCATTTTAATTGATATTTACTATGACCTTGTAGAGCCCACACTCGTAAGTGGTTCCATGCTTGCTTAGCTTTTTTATTGAATAATTTGTCATTAGTAATTGGCTTCATTATACCATTTTCCACAAATTCATTCATAAATTCTAAAATAAGATCTGGATGAGGTAATGTGCGAATAAGCATTAAAATTTGATCTACCAAATTTCCTTTTTCAATATCATCTGTAGTGATCAATTGTGAACGTAAATAAAATATAAATTCTTTAATCGCTGTATCAGCTTTATAAAAGTGATATCTATCATAGTAGATAAGTTCATCAACTGTTTGAGGAATATAGTAATGGTTGCCAATTTCTTCAACTTCTTCATCATTATCAAATAGGTCGTACATGAGAGGGTGTAATACAAATTGACGGATTTGAACAAATAGACCCATAGGATCGAGTGTATCTAAGTTGAATTGTAAATCTTGTTCACTAAATGAAGCATCATAAAATTGACGCATGAGAGTAAGTAAATGCGCTTTAGTTACTAGGCCATACAAATTAACGGCGCCTAATATAATTCTTAATGGTAAGATATCTTCTTTATCAATTAGACCACTTTCTATTTCAATGATAAGCTCATTAATAAGTTGTCTTCGTGCTTGAT containing:
- a CDS encoding PepSY domain-containing protein, whose protein sequence is MKFKSLAVLSMGALVLAACGNDAAKEDTKSSDSSNSNSNTTKQVIALNDIKTSPKEAVKKAQDTYKGQELKEIAFEKTNGDWTYKIAQQKTGEESEVIIADKDKKIVNKSTEKEDSVDKSDNFKYSDAIDYKEAIKKGQKEFDGDIKEWSLDKDDGKLVYNMDLKKDNTKHEITIDAKSGKVLKNEEDN
- the istA gene encoding IS21 family transposase, which codes for MKLSLDINTDYEVTTLSDLPKLKIVMESLNMKINKSEIARQMNVDRRTIDKYLNGFKPSVNRKKQSKIDPYYDLIKELLSEECEQKFFYKRVLWQYLKDNHGLNCAYSTFRTYIRKHDLFNNYFKKGRQKSTPVGTTRFETKPGCQAQFDWKEDIRFKTKDHQEVSLNIGVLLLSYSRFKIMQVTMSKSLDVLLNLMVQAFESIEGVPEELVTDNMKTVMSQPRTETFSGQVNPKFKQFADDFNFKVKPCIAGRPRTKGKVESIMKILDEIHAYQGQLYLHEIPQFIDELNDRLNYSVHNGTGKIPIIEVKKEKSFLQPLPNVHVRNSYKVEHKYLKVNRSNMITYRSNQYSVPAEYYGKTVEVQVYDQRLFVYYNTKLIVEHPITHHKLNYQQQHYLETLAVSYGDHDDINQLALDNLKTIGEMYDE
- the istB gene encoding IS21-like element helper ATPase IstB, giving the protein MNNITNYQRLKDNLSYLKMNQMITHLDEVIDFSITNDLSFIDTLIKLSDYEIAVKEKNMIESMVKVAAFPFKKELCDFDFSFQPNVNKQEIVDFTHLRFIENHQNIVFLGPSGVGKTHLATSIGMSAAKKRVSTYFIKCHDLIQNLKKSQLENRLENRLKHYSKYKLLIIDEIGYLPIDSEDAKLFFQLIDLRYEKKSTIFTTNINFNLWNEIFEDPKIANAILDRILHHSNVIKITGKSYRLKDHFVKVEKTE
- a CDS encoding aminoglycoside 6-adenylyltransferase produces the protein MQNDSDIYDLILTVAKNNLNIKGVYLNGSRANPFVWDDEHQDFDIVFVVDNVEKMVAEKQWINEFGTILIKQIPKEEILYPVDKDRPYSVNLLLSNFKRLDLTIIDIIDIDHYIEENQFAVLLFDKGYHLPTIDEPTDQHCWVTVPNQQLFDECIDEFYLMALNVKKGLWRKHLIYAMDYFDICRKMVLLMWSWDKSDKYNFEINMGKHLKYLHNYLDINEQAVLRTFYPKFKEQEIQQALITMVEYFDELSKQVSDKLEFIYKEHVIHTMKMHLKTLIY
- a CDS encoding helix-turn-helix domain-containing protein; this translates as MNLHILYNLRTKHNLEIEELAQQLNAKYGTHYEAHHIWEWENHYHEPKFKDAMHLADFFDAPYEMFLESKVKEYQQHLEDVDIRM
- a CDS encoding GlsB/YeaQ/YmgE family stress response membrane protein — encoded protein: MFGFIGMLIVGGIIGWIAGGIMGKDIPGGILGNIIAGIVGSWIGGKFFGQWGPELGSIYIFPALIGSIVLIAIVSIFLRLLRK
- a CDS encoding histidine phosphatase family protein, giving the protein MTIYLVRHGESQSNYDNKHFRAYYCGQLDVPLTDKGKASAAILEEYFKALNIKHIYVSDLYRTRQTYEHIFPNTDIDTTITDQLRERSLGQFEGKYKDDISMQQEYEKYFNDPMFNDFRHSFSQKAPGGESYQDVLNRVQAFMDNEVNDKAQQGDIVIIAHQVVIRCLMHYFGQVSKDEAVDLNIENCKPYVIA
- a CDS encoding NDxxF motif lipoprotein: MKTRLLFSTFLASALILTGCANKDSNQDDKQHHTTASQVPKHVKKLKESDIFTSNKKNADISEKEMKEALTKYLAVNNDILDNKYYMQHELDKQSDSQTKVTDKQADRLSELSNLTVKNDLHFKNFVADNHIPKSYDKNTQRIINYFKALNSAISNVDETIEKLSYQPQNSINIVDVPTNYAGDVNKSQQDKIKDFLKSKDIPTDAINK